The Aminithiophilus ramosus genome contains a region encoding:
- a CDS encoding AEC family transporter — protein sequence MAGLSAVVPLLLTVLLGWVLRRRGYLKEETAPQLMWLLYWVSLPALLFRKTIAVGGEVLLNGNLFVAIHLSFFLMPPLAWLLARLAGQERRRVAVSVLVSIRSNNVYMGLPVVALALGAEGVAALSLYLAVGLFSYNLLSIAWAQIALSGGLSRRHLVETARSVALNPLFLACLAGVSASLLGFGTLPRWLDAFLEILGDLATALALLALGASIRIVSPLATLRSAWRDVTLRLFVHPAVMALLFRFFPVEPYVAGAVILATAMPSAVNNFVLAKGMDMDSAYAGEVVAATTVLSVVTVPLWLAWLGL from the coding sequence ATGGCCGGTCTTTCCGCCGTCGTTCCCCTTCTTCTCACTGTTCTTCTCGGTTGGGTCCTGCGTCGCCGGGGCTACCTGAAGGAGGAGACGGCCCCGCAGCTCATGTGGCTTCTCTACTGGGTCTCCCTGCCCGCCCTCCTTTTCAGGAAGACGATCGCCGTCGGCGGCGAAGTCCTTCTCAACGGCAACCTCTTCGTCGCCATTCATCTCTCCTTTTTCCTCATGCCGCCGCTGGCCTGGCTTCTGGCCCGCCTGGCCGGTCAGGAGCGCCGTCGCGTCGCCGTTTCCGTCCTCGTCTCGATCCGCTCCAACAACGTCTACATGGGCCTTCCCGTCGTTGCCTTGGCCCTGGGGGCGGAGGGGGTGGCAGCCCTCTCTCTCTACCTCGCCGTGGGGCTTTTTTCCTACAACCTGCTCTCCATCGCCTGGGCCCAGATCGCCCTTTCCGGCGGTCTTTCTCGGCGTCACCTCGTCGAAACGGCCCGGTCCGTGGCCCTGAACCCCCTCTTCCTGGCCTGCCTGGCCGGAGTTTCGGCCTCCTTGCTGGGGTTCGGTACCCTGCCCCGGTGGCTCGACGCCTTCCTGGAAATCCTCGGCGACCTGGCGACGGCTCTGGCCCTTCTCGCCCTGGGCGCCTCGATCCGCATCGTGAGCCCCCTCGCCACGCTGAGATCGGCCTGGCGCGACGTGACCCTCCGCCTCTTCGTCCACCCCGCCGTCATGGCCCTTCTCTTCCGTTTTTTTCCCGTCGAGCCCTATGTGGCCGGCGCCGTCATCCTGGCGACGGCCATGCCCAGCGCCGTCAACAACTTCGTCCTGGCCAAGGGCATGGATATGGACAGCGCCTACGCCGGCGAAGTCGTCGCCGCCACGACGGTCCTCTCCGTCGTCACTGTCCCGCTCTGGCTCGCCTGGCTGGGGCTGTGA
- a CDS encoding DEAD/DEAH box helicase translates to MPFDLSRYLALVPAERAVVDSLVLADDPLTATLLGKCLARYGREWRVVSAADVKALCGALERARFVETRMERKNDVFAAAEGVKSPVLCHLIRDGRLLEVEARLAAALPLPSQSSWAPLPQGIVQRALLTGQDSLVWEQIDLAGISPVLPLASRLDGVDLLDGLTEAGRSIVLRAWLLLFFRGEGTALPLTARTLTELSLKIGANAALKERLMTWTAMAALLSGDVEALHSLCGKVPSSPFLEPAVAYLKGEKNGAVFREVLLRWRKEQGKRQGFPCDLFFLFYLLYLVEADGPAENRELLGLCRWALRGKGRFPLLLSPRAFQHVAERRLGEVPERNWKTILDAFVEADSILTPLDEVIARLLFALVAPSEGRDFLTAEWQIERGNPVGDRHSYALVASERALLQARMEERQPPREVAAFFEERGLVSVCDRLLPRQTWEGKLETLLALARRSPSEAKAETERRLVWLMDFPAEGGSLFVLDALEQKRLKSGSWSKGKRAAIERLLSTADLYPPEDRAVLASFRQEVENYWGHKEIAVTCDETRAVPALVVHGRVAFADEPDAFLSFEERPASLALSRKRAGWLLRLSPSLDLEEAGKKYVFWQEEEPHRLLFASVDDSVRALASFLGKKGLAIPAEGEGRLFETLQALAPLVDVDPALSLLAAKAELVETESLPRLRFQPRGEGVNVRVGCRPLGDEGTFLPAGQGKADVVGSLRGRPVRARRDLEAEKASLDALVEACPLLAEGEGPFLEQDLPDLESTLELLLSLRESPVPFRPEWPEGKPLSVGGRADADRLSLRVRRRDDWLAVEGEIVLDEGRVVALRTLLAAVEGTKRFISIGDGAFLALSSRLKKRLESLAAMARKKGEEQALPLLAAPFLAETALEASVEGDSGWKDLKERLREAAQKPAALPRAFRGKLRDYQEEGFRWMASLAHWGGGACLADDMGLGKTIQALALLAHRQGLGAALVVAPTSVCSNWQAEAERFTPSLKTHLFASADRKALVGEAASGDVVLCSWALLQIERELFTSRSWSTVVLDEAQAMKNPQTRRAQAAVALKADFRVALSGTPVENSLVELWSLFRFLNPGLLGSLEAFRRRFVVPVEERGDRDARSRLRRLVRPFILRRTKEEVLEELPSITEVTLDVELSEEERAFYEALRRDALEKIAAGGPEGGRFRILAELMRLRRAACHPRLVADVPLESSSKMDLLLQSLEEIRQGGHRALVFSQFVDHLALVRRALDEAAISYQYLDGSTPQKERGLIVEAFQRGEGDCFLISLRAGGLGLNLTGADYVIHLDPWWNPAVEDQATDRAHRIGQERPVTVLRLLAKGTVEEKIVALHRDKRELAQALLDGTDRAVTLTEEELLSLLKG, encoded by the coding sequence TTGCCCTTCGATCTTTCCCGCTACCTTGCCCTTGTGCCCGCCGAGCGGGCTGTCGTCGACAGTCTCGTCCTCGCCGACGACCCTCTCACCGCCACTCTTCTCGGTAAGTGTCTCGCCCGATACGGGCGGGAATGGCGCGTCGTCTCGGCGGCCGACGTGAAGGCTCTCTGCGGAGCGCTCGAGAGGGCCCGTTTCGTCGAGACCCGCATGGAGAGGAAAAACGACGTCTTCGCCGCCGCCGAGGGAGTCAAATCGCCCGTCCTGTGTCACCTCATCCGCGACGGTCGCCTGCTCGAGGTCGAGGCGCGGCTCGCGGCGGCCCTCCCTCTGCCGTCGCAATCCTCCTGGGCTCCCCTGCCGCAGGGAATCGTCCAGAGGGCCCTCCTGACGGGCCAGGACAGCCTCGTCTGGGAACAGATCGATCTGGCCGGAATCTCTCCGGTCCTTCCCCTCGCCTCGCGCCTCGACGGAGTCGACCTCCTCGACGGACTCACCGAGGCGGGGCGCTCCATCGTCCTTCGGGCCTGGCTGCTTCTGTTTTTCAGGGGAGAGGGCACGGCCCTGCCCCTGACGGCCCGGACCCTGACCGAGCTTTCGCTGAAGATCGGCGCCAATGCGGCCCTCAAAGAGCGTCTCATGACCTGGACGGCCATGGCCGCCCTCCTGTCGGGCGACGTGGAGGCCCTCCACTCCCTGTGTGGCAAGGTCCCCTCCAGCCCCTTCCTCGAGCCCGCCGTAGCCTACCTGAAGGGGGAGAAAAACGGGGCCGTCTTCAGGGAGGTCCTGCTCCGTTGGCGCAAGGAGCAGGGGAAGCGCCAGGGCTTCCCCTGTGATCTCTTCTTCCTCTTCTACCTTCTCTACCTCGTCGAGGCCGACGGTCCGGCCGAAAACAGGGAACTTCTGGGGCTCTGCCGTTGGGCCCTGCGGGGCAAAGGGCGTTTTCCCCTCCTCCTGTCCCCGAGGGCCTTTCAGCACGTCGCCGAACGGCGCCTGGGCGAGGTCCCGGAGAGGAACTGGAAGACGATCCTCGACGCCTTCGTCGAGGCCGACAGCATCCTGACCCCTCTCGACGAGGTGATCGCCCGCCTTCTTTTCGCCCTCGTCGCTCCGTCGGAGGGGCGCGACTTCCTGACGGCCGAGTGGCAGATCGAGAGAGGGAACCCCGTCGGCGATCGGCACAGCTACGCCCTGGTCGCCTCCGAGAGGGCCCTCCTTCAGGCCCGCATGGAGGAGAGACAGCCTCCCCGGGAGGTGGCGGCCTTCTTCGAGGAGCGGGGGCTCGTCTCCGTCTGCGACCGCCTCCTTCCCCGCCAGACCTGGGAGGGCAAGCTGGAGACGCTCCTCGCCCTGGCCCGCCGATCTCCCTCGGAGGCGAAGGCCGAGACCGAACGGCGCCTGGTCTGGCTCATGGACTTCCCCGCCGAAGGCGGCTCCCTTTTCGTCCTCGACGCGCTGGAGCAGAAACGTCTTAAGAGCGGCTCCTGGTCCAAGGGGAAAAGGGCCGCCATCGAACGCCTTCTGTCCACCGCCGATCTCTATCCCCCGGAGGACCGGGCCGTCCTCGCCTCCTTCCGCCAGGAGGTGGAGAACTACTGGGGGCACAAGGAGATCGCCGTCACCTGCGACGAGACCCGAGCCGTCCCCGCCCTGGTCGTCCACGGGCGCGTCGCCTTCGCCGACGAGCCCGATGCCTTCCTCTCTTTCGAGGAGCGCCCCGCCTCCCTTGCCCTGAGCAGGAAACGCGCCGGATGGCTCCTCCGCCTCTCCCCCTCCCTCGATCTGGAGGAGGCCGGCAAGAAATACGTTTTCTGGCAGGAAGAGGAGCCCCATCGCCTCCTTTTCGCCTCCGTCGACGACTCGGTCCGGGCGTTGGCCTCCTTCCTGGGCAAGAAAGGGCTGGCCATTCCCGCCGAGGGAGAAGGGCGCCTCTTCGAGACGCTCCAGGCCCTGGCCCCCCTCGTCGACGTCGACCCGGCCCTCTCCCTCCTGGCCGCCAAGGCCGAACTCGTCGAGACCGAAAGCCTGCCGCGGCTGCGCTTCCAGCCCCGGGGAGAGGGGGTCAACGTCCGCGTCGGCTGTCGCCCCCTCGGCGACGAGGGGACCTTCCTCCCGGCGGGACAGGGGAAGGCCGACGTCGTCGGCTCCCTGCGGGGGCGGCCCGTGAGGGCCCGGCGGGACCTCGAGGCCGAGAAGGCCTCCCTCGACGCCCTCGTCGAGGCCTGCCCCCTGCTGGCCGAGGGCGAAGGCCCTTTCCTGGAACAGGATCTTCCCGACCTGGAATCGACCCTTGAGCTTCTTCTCTCCCTCAGGGAGAGCCCGGTTCCCTTCCGGCCCGAGTGGCCCGAGGGGAAGCCCCTCTCCGTCGGAGGCCGGGCCGACGCCGATCGCCTCTCGCTGCGGGTCCGCCGCCGCGACGACTGGCTCGCCGTCGAGGGAGAGATCGTCCTCGACGAGGGACGGGTCGTCGCCCTGAGGACCCTCCTTGCCGCCGTCGAGGGAACGAAGCGCTTCATCTCCATCGGCGACGGCGCCTTCCTGGCTCTCTCGTCGCGCCTCAAAAAGCGTCTCGAAAGCCTGGCCGCCATGGCCCGGAAGAAAGGGGAGGAGCAGGCCCTGCCCCTCCTGGCGGCCCCCTTCCTGGCGGAAACGGCCCTCGAAGCCTCCGTCGAGGGTGATTCGGGCTGGAAGGACCTGAAAGAACGTCTCCGCGAGGCCGCGCAAAAACCCGCCGCCCTCCCCCGGGCCTTCAGGGGAAAGCTCCGCGACTACCAGGAGGAGGGGTTCCGCTGGATGGCCTCCCTGGCCCACTGGGGCGGAGGGGCCTGCCTCGCCGACGACATGGGGCTGGGCAAGACCATCCAGGCCCTGGCCCTTCTCGCCCATCGACAGGGCCTCGGGGCCGCCCTCGTCGTGGCCCCCACCTCGGTCTGCTCCAACTGGCAGGCCGAGGCCGAACGGTTCACGCCGAGCCTGAAAACGCACCTCTTCGCCTCGGCCGATCGGAAGGCCCTCGTCGGCGAGGCGGCATCGGGCGACGTCGTCCTCTGCTCCTGGGCCCTTCTCCAGATCGAAAGGGAACTGTTCACCTCCCGGAGCTGGTCCACCGTCGTCCTCGACGAGGCCCAGGCCATGAAAAATCCCCAGACGCGCCGTGCCCAGGCCGCCGTGGCCCTCAAAGCCGACTTCCGCGTCGCCCTCTCGGGAACGCCCGTCGAAAACAGCCTCGTCGAGCTCTGGTCCCTCTTCCGCTTCCTCAACCCCGGTCTTCTGGGCTCCCTCGAGGCCTTCCGGCGCCGCTTCGTCGTCCCCGTCGAAGAACGGGGAGACCGCGATGCCCGATCCCGTCTCCGTCGTCTGGTGCGCCCCTTCATCCTGAGGCGGACCAAGGAGGAGGTCCTGGAGGAGCTGCCGTCGATCACGGAGGTCACCCTCGACGTGGAGCTCTCCGAAGAAGAGAGGGCCTTCTACGAGGCCCTCCGCAGGGATGCCCTGGAAAAAATCGCCGCAGGAGGGCCCGAAGGGGGCCGTTTCCGCATCCTGGCCGAACTGATGCGGCTCCGCCGGGCTGCCTGTCACCCCCGCCTCGTCGCCGACGTTCCCCTGGAGAGCTCGTCCAAGATGGACCTCCTTCTCCAGAGCCTGGAGGAAATTCGCCAGGGCGGTCACCGGGCCCTCGTCTTCAGCCAGTTCGTCGACCACCTGGCCCTCGTCCGCCGGGCCCTCGACGAGGCGGCCATCTCCTACCAGTACCTCGACGGCTCGACGCCCCAGAAGGAACGGGGCCTCATCGTCGAGGCCTTCCAGCGAGGAGAGGGAGACTGCTTCCTCATCAGCCTCCGCGCAGGGGGCCTGGGCCTCAACCTCACCGGCGCCGACTACGTCATCCATCTCGACCCCTGGTGGAATCCCGCCGTCGAGGACCAGGCCACGGATCGGGCCCACCGAATCGGCCAGGAGCGCCCCGTCACCGTCCTTCGCCTCCTCGCCAAAGGGACGGTGGAGGAGAAGATCGTCGCCCTTCACCGCGACAAGCGGGAGCTGGCCCAGGCCCTCCTCGACGGAACGGACCGGGCCGTCACCCTGACGGAAGAGGAACTGCTCTCCCTGCTCAAAGGCTGA
- a CDS encoding DEAD/DEAH box helicase: MLLEGKKSLPQFLHWVTTLPGEVTARRHFAASEPRFGPWPELDGRLRAFFAARGMKGLYSHQSEAASLALAGKDVVVVTPTASGKTLCYTLPVLESIARDGASRALFLFPTKALSQDQLASLYETVTACGLDVSTFTYDGDTPPAARSKVRTAGQVVITNPDMLHTAILPHHTKWVKLFENLRYIVIDELHSYRGIFGSHMANVLRRLMRICAFYGSRPTFICTSATIANPAELAERLLGRPVAVVARSGAPQGEREILLYNPPVVNRQLGIRRSSLLETSRIAGEALADGIGTIVFTRSRINVEILLTYLRQELTRRKMDPSRIAGYRGGYLPNERRAIEEGLRSGRIRGVVSTNALELGVDIGSLDLAVLHGYPGSIASARQQMGRAGRRQGLSAAILVASSFALDQFLAHQPDYFFGGSPERARIGPDNLYILVNHVKCGAFELPFSEGEPFGERAPAEILTYLEQQEVLHRAGGRYHWQADSFPAEAFSLRSATSENYVIIDRTETGRPVVIGEVDRPSAPMLIHPEAIYFHGGRTYQVTELDGEGMRCYVKEVEVDYYTDADLAVRLEVLDEFESGPDWGWGEVLLAARPTVYKKIRLNTHENIGYGHIHLGEEQMHTTACRLCLPEGLFEAWSEDERSTALTGLAHLLRITAPLFLMCDRSDIQVHSLVKDPHFGRPTIYLVDNFPGGVGLAEGAWQSREALLDSAREALLSCPCDGGCPACVGALGREMRAKERTRRLVEGLSRRR, from the coding sequence ATGCTGCTCGAGGGGAAAAAAAGTCTGCCCCAGTTTCTGCACTGGGTGACGACGCTGCCCGGCGAAGTGACGGCGCGGCGGCACTTCGCCGCCTCGGAGCCCCGGTTCGGCCCCTGGCCCGAACTGGACGGGCGGCTTCGCGCCTTTTTCGCCGCCCGGGGAATGAAGGGGCTTTACAGCCATCAGAGCGAGGCCGCCTCTCTCGCCCTGGCCGGAAAGGATGTCGTCGTCGTGACGCCGACGGCCTCGGGGAAGACGCTCTGCTACACCCTGCCCGTTCTGGAGTCGATCGCCCGCGACGGGGCCTCCCGGGCCCTCTTTCTTTTCCCCACCAAGGCCCTGAGCCAGGACCAGCTGGCCTCCCTCTACGAGACGGTGACGGCCTGCGGCCTCGACGTGAGCACCTTCACCTACGACGGAGACACGCCGCCCGCGGCGCGGAGCAAGGTCCGCACGGCGGGCCAGGTGGTGATCACCAACCCCGACATGCTCCACACGGCGATCCTCCCCCACCACACCAAGTGGGTCAAGCTTTTCGAGAACCTGCGCTACATCGTCATCGACGAGCTCCACAGCTACCGCGGCATCTTCGGTTCCCACATGGCCAACGTCCTGCGCCGTCTCATGCGGATCTGCGCCTTCTACGGCTCGAGGCCCACCTTCATCTGCACGTCGGCGACGATCGCCAACCCCGCGGAGCTGGCCGAAAGGCTTCTGGGGCGGCCCGTCGCCGTCGTGGCCCGCAGCGGGGCCCCGCAGGGCGAGAGGGAGATCCTCCTTTACAACCCGCCCGTCGTGAACCGTCAGCTCGGCATCCGCCGCTCGTCGCTGCTGGAGACGAGCCGCATCGCCGGAGAGGCGCTGGCCGACGGAATCGGCACCATCGTCTTCACCCGGAGCCGGATCAACGTCGAGATCCTCCTGACCTACCTGCGCCAGGAGCTGACGCGGAGGAAGATGGACCCGAGCCGCATCGCCGGCTACAGAGGCGGCTATCTGCCCAACGAACGGCGGGCCATCGAAGAGGGGCTCCGCAGCGGAAGGATAAGGGGCGTCGTGAGCACCAACGCCCTCGAGCTGGGCGTCGACATCGGCTCCCTCGATCTGGCCGTCCTCCACGGCTACCCGGGAAGCATCGCCTCGGCGCGGCAGCAGATGGGCCGGGCCGGACGGCGCCAGGGGCTCTCGGCGGCGATCCTCGTCGCCTCCTCCTTCGCCCTGGATCAGTTCCTGGCCCACCAGCCCGACTACTTCTTCGGCGGCTCGCCCGAGCGGGCCCGGATCGGCCCCGACAACCTCTACATCCTCGTCAACCACGTCAAGTGCGGCGCCTTCGAGCTGCCCTTCTCCGAGGGGGAACCCTTCGGAGAGAGGGCGCCGGCGGAGATCCTGACCTATCTGGAACAGCAGGAGGTCCTCCACCGCGCCGGAGGACGCTACCACTGGCAGGCCGATTCCTTCCCCGCCGAGGCCTTCTCCCTCCGGAGCGCCACGAGCGAGAACTACGTCATCATCGACCGCACCGAGACGGGGCGGCCCGTCGTCATCGGCGAGGTGGACCGCCCCAGCGCCCCCATGCTGATCCACCCCGAGGCGATCTACTTCCACGGGGGGAGGACCTATCAGGTGACGGAGCTGGACGGCGAGGGGATGCGCTGCTACGTCAAGGAGGTGGAGGTGGATTACTACACCGACGCCGACCTGGCCGTGAGGCTCGAGGTGCTCGACGAGTTCGAGAGCGGCCCCGACTGGGGCTGGGGCGAGGTGCTCCTGGCGGCCCGCCCCACGGTCTACAAGAAGATCCGCCTCAACACGCACGAGAACATCGGCTACGGCCACATCCATCTCGGCGAGGAGCAGATGCACACCACGGCCTGCCGCCTCTGCCTTCCCGAAGGACTCTTCGAGGCCTGGAGCGAGGACGAGCGGAGCACGGCCCTCACGGGGCTGGCCCACCTGCTGCGCATCACGGCCCCTCTCTTCCTCATGTGCGACCGGAGCGACATCCAGGTCCACAGCCTCGTCAAGGACCCTCATTTCGGACGCCCCACGATCTACCTCGTCGACAACTTCCCCGGAGGCGTGGGGCTGGCCGAGGGGGCCTGGCAGAGCCGGGAGGCGCTCCTCGATTCGGCCCGCGAGGCCCTCCTCTCCTGCCCCTGCGACGGGGGCTGTCCCGCCTGCGTCGGCGCCCTGGGCCGGGAGATGAGGGCCAAGGAGAGGACGCGGCGCCTCGTCGAAGGCCTGAGTCGCCGAAGATGA
- a CDS encoding ribonuclease H-like domain-containing protein, which produces MSLLSRLEAMLGPSRAPVERPRAPRSLPPGRWIDEGVYLMETTIPLERDEAPLLALWGDRDGALCFDLETTGLAGGTGTYAFLAGVGRIGARSIETGQLFLTSPAFEEAWLAALETLLPPPSPLVTYNGKRFDVPLLQTRRTLHRKAPLEPEGHLDLLHLARALWSARLPSCRLGEVERSVLGLRRSGDDVPGSLVPDLYRDFLRSGDAAPLEGVFYHNRMDLVALALLRDRVALAMAGRRGDGAELVAAGRAWQRAGGRDEALELWRKAREKGAEGALECLARSAKIDHRWEEALTLWEEALSASGDPSVAVELAKACEHRLGDIARARLWAEEARRLLDGRRPLMEGPEWRRLRGEIDHRLRRLARKESGLPRERV; this is translated from the coding sequence ATGAGCCTCCTCTCCCGTCTCGAGGCGATGCTGGGCCCCTCCAGGGCTCCCGTCGAACGCCCGAGGGCTCCGAGGTCCCTGCCGCCGGGACGATGGATCGACGAGGGGGTCTATCTCATGGAGACAACGATCCCCCTCGAACGGGACGAGGCCCCGCTCCTGGCCCTCTGGGGAGACCGCGACGGGGCCCTCTGCTTCGATCTCGAGACGACGGGGCTGGCCGGAGGGACGGGGACCTACGCCTTCCTGGCCGGGGTGGGGCGGATCGGGGCCCGGTCGATCGAGACGGGACAGCTCTTCCTGACGTCGCCCGCCTTCGAGGAGGCCTGGCTGGCGGCCCTGGAGACCCTCCTGCCCCCGCCCTCCCCCCTGGTGACCTACAACGGCAAGCGCTTCGACGTTCCCCTCCTCCAGACGCGGCGCACCCTTCACAGGAAGGCGCCTCTGGAACCCGAAGGACATCTGGATCTGCTCCACCTGGCCCGGGCCCTCTGGAGCGCCCGTCTTCCCAGCTGCCGCCTCGGCGAGGTGGAGCGCTCCGTCCTGGGACTGCGGCGCAGCGGCGACGACGTGCCGGGAAGCCTCGTCCCCGACCTTTACCGCGACTTCCTCCGCAGCGGCGACGCGGCCCCTCTCGAGGGGGTCTTCTACCACAACCGGATGGATCTCGTCGCCCTGGCCCTCCTGCGCGACCGCGTCGCCCTGGCGATGGCCGGGAGGCGCGGCGACGGCGCCGAACTCGTCGCCGCCGGTCGGGCCTGGCAGAGGGCGGGAGGGAGGGACGAGGCCCTGGAGCTCTGGCGAAAAGCCCGGGAGAAAGGGGCCGAAGGGGCGCTGGAGTGCCTGGCCCGATCGGCCAAGATCGACCACCGCTGGGAGGAGGCCCTGACGCTCTGGGAGGAGGCCCTGTCCGCAAGCGGGGACCCCTCCGTCGCCGTCGAGCTGGCCAAGGCCTGCGAACACCGGTTGGGCGACATCGCCCGGGCCCGGCTCTGGGCCGAAGAGGCCCGAAGACTTCTCGACGGTCGCCGCCCCCTCATGGAGGGCCCCGAGTGGCGCCGCCTGCGGGGGGAGATCGACCATCGGCTGAGACGGCTGGCCCGCAAGGAGAGCGGACTTCCACGGGAACGGGTATAA
- a CDS encoding phosphomannomutase/phosphoglucomutase, producing MATVPAHIFREYDIRGLADEELTPRTVTLIGRALGTRLVRRGVTTATVGGDVRLSTERIRGDLIEGLTATGLDVIDIGRVTTPLFYWSLYHFEAGGGVMITGSHNPKEFNGLKLAEGKSTLYGAQIQEILAMIESGDLDEAPRPGTVTKADIASAYVEMLLSKLKLARPLKVVADAGNGTASLMIETFLRGLGCDVIPLFCEADGTFPNHHPDPTKRENLQDLIRAVVESGADVGVGFDGDSDRIGVVDDRGRVIFGDTLMALYWREILPHHPGTPAIVEVKSSQALVEEIERLGGEVIFYKSGHSLIKAKMREVDALFTGEVSGHMFFADEFYGFDDAFYAAGRLLRLLAAQDRKLSEILDTIPSYPSTAETRIACPDSVKFAVIDAIRDGALKEYEAITVDGVRVLYPDGWGLVRASNTQPVIVARCEGTTEEALKRIEADMKGRILAADVADFDWEY from the coding sequence ATGGCGACGGTACCGGCACACATCTTTCGCGAATACGACATCCGCGGTCTCGCCGACGAGGAGCTGACGCCTCGAACGGTGACGCTCATCGGTCGGGCCCTGGGGACGCGCCTGGTGCGCCGCGGCGTCACGACAGCCACCGTCGGCGGCGACGTGAGGCTCTCGACGGAGCGGATCCGCGGCGACCTCATCGAAGGCCTGACGGCGACGGGGCTGGACGTCATCGACATCGGCCGGGTGACGACGCCCCTTTTCTACTGGAGCCTCTATCACTTCGAGGCCGGCGGCGGCGTCATGATCACGGGCAGCCACAACCCCAAGGAGTTCAACGGCCTCAAGCTGGCCGAGGGGAAATCGACGCTCTACGGCGCCCAGATCCAGGAGATCCTGGCCATGATCGAGTCGGGCGACCTCGACGAGGCGCCCCGTCCCGGCACGGTGACGAAGGCCGATATCGCCTCGGCCTACGTGGAGATGCTCCTGTCGAAGCTGAAGCTGGCCCGTCCCCTCAAGGTCGTGGCCGACGCCGGGAACGGCACGGCCTCTCTGATGATCGAGACCTTCCTCAGGGGGCTGGGCTGCGACGTGATCCCCCTCTTCTGCGAGGCCGACGGGACCTTCCCCAACCACCATCCCGACCCGACGAAGCGGGAGAACCTCCAGGACCTCATCCGAGCCGTCGTCGAGAGCGGCGCCGACGTGGGCGTCGGCTTCGACGGCGACTCGGACCGCATCGGCGTCGTCGACGACAGGGGACGGGTCATCTTCGGCGATACCCTCATGGCCCTCTACTGGAGGGAGATCCTCCCCCATCATCCGGGGACGCCGGCCATCGTCGAGGTCAAGTCCTCGCAGGCCCTCGTCGAGGAGATCGAACGCCTCGGCGGCGAGGTGATCTTCTACAAGTCGGGCCACTCCCTCATCAAGGCCAAGATGCGCGAGGTGGACGCCCTCTTCACGGGAGAGGTCTCGGGCCACATGTTCTTCGCCGACGAGTTCTACGGCTTCGACGACGCCTTCTACGCCGCCGGACGGCTGCTGCGCCTTCTGGCCGCCCAGGACCGGAAACTGTCGGAGATCCTCGACACGATCCCCTCCTACCCCAGCACGGCCGAGACGCGCATCGCCTGCCCCGATTCGGTCAAGTTCGCCGTCATCGACGCCATCCGCGACGGCGCCCTGAAGGAGTACGAGGCCATCACCGTCGACGGCGTCCGCGTCCTCTACCCCGACGGCTGGGGACTGGTGCGGGCCTCCAACACGCAGCCCGTCATCGTCGCCCGCTGCGAGGGAACGACGGAAGAGGCCCTGAAACGGATCGAGGCGGACATGAAGGGGCGCATCCTCGCCGCCGACGTGGCCGACTTCGACTGGGAGTATTAG